The DNA segment AATCAGTGTTCAAACTAGAGGTGGAGCTAACCCTAGATTCGAAGAAAGAAATGCAGAAAACACTATTTCTTTAGACTTCCCTACTGCAGAAAAAGTAAAAGAAGAAGCTGCAAATAACTTAGTTCCAGCTATAATTAATAATGCCCATGAATCTAATAGAACTTCAATGGCAAATGATGCATTAGTACATGAAAAAACTCGTGTTGAAAAAGTAAATGATACTTACAACTACTATCTAACATTTAAAGACTTAAATATCGGGTCTCTTGTAGGAACTGTAGATACTTTAACTGTTGATGGTACTGCAGCTGAAAGAACTGATCTTGGTGGTGAAAGCCATGAAAAAGTATTCCACTTCACAAGTCCTGAAAAATTAACTGAAAAAACTATTACATTCTCAGTATCAGTAGACGGCAAACCATTAAGAGGTCATTCAAATGTTGCAGCAACACTTAAATTCAATTGGGGTAATGCTACTCCACTAACAGCTGATCAAGTAACATCATTACACAAAGATGAAACTACAAAAGCTCAAGCTGAAAAAGAAAGATTAGAAAAAGAAGCTGCTAAAGCCCAAGCTGAAAAAGAAAGATTAGAGAAAGAAGAAGCTGCTAGAGTTCAAGCTGAAAAAGAAAGACTTGAAAAAGAAAAAGCTCAAAAAGCTGAAGCTGATCGTCTTGAAAAAGAAAGATTAGAAAAAGAAGCTGCTGCTAAAGCTCAAGCTGAAAAAGAAAGACTTGAAAAAGAAAAAGCTCAAAAAGCTGAAGCTGATCGTCTTGAAAAAGAAAGATTAGAAAAAGAAGCTGCCGCTAAAGCCGAAAAAGAAAGACTTGAAAAAGAAAAAGCTCTAAAAGAAGCTGTTGAAAAAATCCAAGCTGAAAACAAAAAAATTGAAGAACAAGCTAAAAAAGATGCTGAAACTACTAAAGAAACAGTAACTAAATTAGAAGCTGCTAAAGCTCAATTAGAAAAACTAGTTAAAGAAAAAGAAGAAGCAATTAGTAAAGCTACTTCTGAATCTGAAAAAGAAAAATTAACTACAGAAAAAACTGCAGCTGAAAGAGAACTTACAGCTAAAGTAACTGAATTAAAAACTGAAACTGAAAAAGCAGTTAAACTTGAAAATAAAGTCAAAGAAATTGAAAAATTAGAAAAAGTTAAAAATGAAGCAGTAAAAGACATTGCTAATGATAAGTCTTTAAGTAAAGAAGAAGCTAAACAATTAGAAGCAATTGTAAAAACTGCATCTCTAAAAGATACATTAGTAGCCAAAGTTGTAGAAAATGGTTCAACTGAAGAAATTAAAGTTTCATTCGATAACACTGCTGTAAAAGCAACTAAATTCGTAGTAGAAAAAGCTAATGAAAAAACTGTTGCAAAAGTTGAAGAACTAGTTAAGAAAGCTGATGAAAATCTAAACGTTGTTAAAACAATCGATCTTCGCTTCACTGATGATAATGGAGCTGTAATTAACAAACAAGGTGAAACTCGTACAGTTACTGTTGCTGTGGTAGCTAATGAAGGTGAAAAACTAGAAGTTTACTACGTAAATGGAGACAAATTAGAAAAAGTTCCTAGTGTTTATAAAGATGGAAAACTTACATTCTTCACTAGCCACTTCAGTTTATATGCAATTGTAAAAACTGTTGCATCTAATCAAGATACTTCAGTACCTGTAAAACCTGATACTCCAGATAATAAAGTTACAAACAAAGAAACAAAATCTGAAACTAAAGAACAAAACGTAAAAGAAGAAGCTGAAGCAACTCCACAAAATATCTTCGGTGAAGTAGAAAAAACTGTTTCTCAAAATACTTCTCAAACTGTAACTAAAGGACTTAAACAATTAGCTAAAACTGGACTAAATGCAACAGCAACTGCTGGATTAGGTGTATTAGCACTACTATCTGCTTTAGTATTACGTAGAAAAAATAACAAATAATATAAAACAAACTCTTATACAAAGGGATAATTTATCCCTTTGTATAAAGTCATGTATAAAGAAATATAAGGAGAATTCAAGATAAGATGAAAGCAAATAAATTATTAAAAGTTCTGTCCGCAGCAACTATCATCTCTACTTTTGCTGTGGTAGAAAACTTTATACAAGGCAATACTACATTTGCTATAGAAAATAATGTTGTTGCATCAAAAGATGTAAAAAATCTTCCTGATGGAGAATATAATATCACTGCTGAGGCTCTTAAATTCTACGAAGAAGGTAAACCTTCTATGGCTGCTGCTGCAATCGACATTGATAAAACAAAATTAATCGTGAAAAATGGTCAATACTCTGTAAATGTTTCATTCAAATCTATCACATTTGGTGGACTTACTGGTTACTTAGGAAATTTAAAATACTATAACGGTGATAAAACTCATAAAAATCGTAAAGAAATTCAAGATAGCGAGTTTAAAGATTCAACTATAGTTGAGAATTATAGTGCCAGTGAAACTGACAATTTCGTAGATGTCTACAAAAAAGAATTCCCTGGTCGTACTGTTTATCCAAAAACAGTTAACTATAATGTAGATAAAAATAAAATCGATTCAAATAATAAACTAGAAACATATACTGAAGTGTTTGTTCCTGTTATGGCTTCTATTGATGAAAGATTTGGAACTCAAAGAATGATTCTAAAATTTGATTTAAGCAATGCATTAAATACGGTAACGAATAGTCAACCAACTCCAGCTAAGCCTGCAGAAACACCTAAAAATACTCAACCTTCTGACAAACCTGCAGATCAAGGTACTAAACCTACAAATAGCGCTTCTACTACAACTAAACCTGTAGTAACTACTCCTGCTCCAAAAACAACTCCTGCAGCTACTCAAGAACAAGGTGAAGAACGTACAGTTACTTTCTACGATAACGTAACTGCTTCACTACTAAATGCATATGAAGCAGGTCGTGCATCTATGGGGAATGCAGCATTAGATGGTATTACAGTTTATAAAGATGGCGACACATATCACTACATCGTGCGTTTCCACGATATTAAAATTGGAACACTAACTGACGGTATTAAACGCTTCTGGGTTAACGGAACTGAATATCCTGTTACCAGCACAGGTGGCGCTATGAATCAAGTTCAAACCCACTTCACATCAAATGAGAAATTAACTAATATTCCTGTATCAGTATTCGTACCAACAATGGAAAGCATTATGCCGGGTGCTGGTAAAAAAGATGCAATTCTTAGACTAAACTGGTCTAACGCCACAGAAAGACAAGGAAAAGCTTTTGTTACAGATGGTAACCCTGGACCAAGTGCCGCTGGTAATGGCGCTGGACCTTTAACTCCAAAAGGTGGACGTCTAAACAATGGACGACTATCTAATACTGGATTAGAAACATCATCATCAATTCTTGCAGGAGCTCTTACTCTAATTAGTGCCTTCATTGTTTATAGAAGAAAACAAAATGAAAAATAGTAAGATAATACCCCGCTAATAAGCATACTATTATCTACTCCAAAAGGCGGGAAAACTTCCCGTCTTTCTTATTAAAAATTAAATAATACAAAAGAAAGTGAGTTTATACAATGAAACGAATTTTAAAACTGTTAACGATAGTTATTGCTACATTAACGTTTATAGTTACATCTAGTAATGTTCCTTTCGTTAAAAATGTACATGCTGCTGACAGAGTATATAGCGTTCCTGTGGAACTATGGCACGCTGAAAATAGTGGTCGTCTTTCTATGGGGAACAATGCACTAGCTACACATGCTACTGTAAACGTTCATGATAATAACACCTCTACTATTTCTGTTCAATTCACACCGATGGATTTTAGTAATATGCATGGTCACTTATTATCACTAAGTATTTATTCATCTCCACTTTTTTCTGGAAGCCTAACTGCTGCTTCAGTAACAAGTTCTTATAATGACACTAATTTAAATGGAGGGACTAGTACATACCCAAGAACTCTTAGCTTTAACTTTGGAGAAGCTAAACCTGATAAAGTTGGTGTTAGAATTGCGGTTGATGCCATGAACCAAATTATGGGTGGTGATGCATCTCAAAATGCTATTATTAAATTTAACTGGTCAGCTGCTTCTTTAGTATCAGGTTCTGAGGATAATTCTAAAGATAAAGATAAAAAAGAAAACGATAAGAAAAAAGAAGAAAAAAATAAAGACAAAAAAGATGAGAATAAGGCACCTGAAGGATTTGTTGCTAAAAAATTAGAAGACTATTTCAAAGCTGATCAAAAAACAAAAAATCCTGGTCTTTATAACCTTGACATTACAGGTTCATATCTAAACCCTATTACTGGTGTTACTGCTGATGGTGGGACTAAAAACACTGCTATAGGTGAAGGTATGGTTCAAGGTGTCATCTCTCCTATTAATGCAGGTGGTGACTTAAACGAAGCTCTTAAAAATCAAAAATCTAATGGTGAAAAGCGTTGGTCTAAAGCTATGCTTCAACGTACAAAAGATGGAAAATTATACGCAACTGTACGTGTTCACCTAATGAATTGGGTTCAACGTAGTAAAGAACAAGGTCCTTTCATTAAAGTTCTTCAAAAAGATGGAGAATTCAAACAAGTTACTGCTACTGAAACTAAAGTTCATATTGAACAATATAAAGATAGCTATGTTGATTATCGTTTTGAAGTGCCAAATGAAAACTTCTTAGCTATGGTACAAATGTATATAGAACCTATGAATCGACCAGTTCGATATTTCGTAGAAGTTAATACTGATACTATTAAAAATGGAAATGATGGCTTAGATATGGAAGTTATTAAAGAAACAAACTACGTACCTTACTATGTTGGCGGAGGTATCGGAGTTCTTGTAATAGCTGCCGGAGCTTTCTTTGCTCTTAAAAAAAGAAAAAATAATTAGGAGATAATTCATGAAAAGAAAACTATCCCTACTATTTACACTACTATTAGCCAGTATTCTAGTTCTTACTGCTTGTTCATCACAAAATAAAGCTGGTAACACTACTGGAACTGATCCTAATCTAGCTGATAAAGCTTTTAATGAAACGATAGATTTAACAGGTGTAAATAAAGATAAAAAATCTGAAGAGGAAAATGGTAAACGTGTCATAATGGACTCTGTAGCTTTAGCTCAAGTCGCAAATGTGCTTGATATTAAATTAGCAGGGGTGCCTACTACGAAATTAGGTCGTATGCCTAAAAGATATGACAACACTGTTCAAATCGGACTTCCTATGAATCCAAATATGGAAGTTATCAAGTCAATTAATCCTTCTATTGTATATGCTCCAGATAGTTTGCAAGACTGGATAAAAGAAGGATTCGAGAAAAATAAAATCCCTTATAAATTTGTAGATATTCGTAGTGTTAACGGATTATACGCTATTACAGAAGATCTTGCAAAAGAATTTGGTAAAGTTGAAAAATTCAATAAATTAAAAAAAGAACATGATGAATTTTTCACTAAGTTCAATGAAAAAATTGCAAATAAAAAGAAACCAAAAGTTTTAGTTCTTATGGGATTACCTGGAAGTTACATGGCTGCCACTGAAAAATCTTATGTGGGTAACCTAGTAAAATTAGCTGGTGGTGAAAATATCATTAAAGGTAATGAAGAGTTTAAAAACCTAAACTTAGAAACAGCTTTAAACGATAAACCAGACTTTATATTACGAACTGCTCATGCTATGCCTGAGACAGTAACTGAAATGTTTAAGAAAGAATTTGAAAACAATAAGAGTTGGTCACACTTTGATGCGGTAAAAAATAATAAAGTTATCGACTTAGATAGCTCAATGTTTGGTATGACAGCTACATACGATTACCAAAAAGGATTAGAAAGTCTATACAGTATTTTCTATAGTAACTAATACTTAAAACCAGAAGTAGCACATTGCTACCTCTGGTTTTTTACATAATTTAAATTATAAACTACATATGTTATACTAAACATATAACTATATAAGGAGGTTCTTGATGTTTAACAACAAAAAAACAATCACTTTTTCTGTTCTTATTCTACTTTTATTAAGTACAGTATTTTTTGCAGCGAATAGTGGTAGTATAAAAGCTAGCGTTGGACAATTAGCTGTTGGTATCTTTACTGGAGAATACGCCAATGTTAATGCAATTATCGACGTTCGTTTCCCAAGAATTATTATAACTATATTAGTCGGTGCTGCTCTTGGTGTAAGTGGTTTATTACTACAAACTGTATTGAAGAACCCACTTGTTGATCCGAGTATTATAGGCGTTTCTAGTGGAGCTAGCCTATTTTTATACTTAGGATTAGGATTATTCCCTCAATTTTTGCTGTTTAAATCAGTGTTTTCTATCATCGGTGGTGTCATTGGTTTCTTAATTATTTATTACTTAGCTGGTAGAACAAAAAACAATGTTAAAATAATTTTAATAGGTATTGCTATTAGCTATTTCTTCACAGGAATATTAAATTCTATGCAATACATGAACCAAACGAACTCTACTACTTCATCAGCATTTAAAACTGTCGGTTTAGGAACTAAAAACTGGGATGATGTTTCATTATTATTAAGTTGGATTCCTATTTTACTAATTATCAGTTTCTTCTTAGCAAAACTATGTAATATCTTCGCTTTAGATGATAATATTATTAGTTCACTAGGAATCAATATTAATATGATTCGCCTGCTAATCTCATTTATTGCGGTAGCTCTTGCTTCTGTATCTACAGCTGTTGCTGGTGTTATGGTCTTTTTAGCTCTTATTACACCTCATATTGCTAAAATTATAATTGGTAGAAATCATATCTATACTATTCCATTTAGTGCTTTACTTGGAGCGTTTATTCTACTATTATTTGATACAATCGGTCGTGTTATTTTCGCGCCAATCGAAATACCTGCTGATTTAATAATGATGATTATCGGTGGACCTGCATTTATTATTTTAGTTAAGAAAGGAGTAAGTTAATGGAAAACATAATAGAAATTAATAACCTTACATTTAAGTATAATAATAAAAATACTCTTTTCGAAAAACTCAATGTAGATATTGAAAAAGGTAAAATTACTACCCTACTTGGTAAAAATGGATGTGGTAAGAGTACACTTATAAAAATATTAGCAAAAAATTTAAACTATAATTCTGGAAGCGTGAAAATCGAAGGTAAAGAATTAAATTCATATTCATTAAAAGAACTTGCGAGTATTCTTGCGATTGTTTATCAAAAGAATGAAACTCCAAGAGAAATTACTGTTTATGATATGGTTAGTTTCGCTCGTCTTCCTTATCAAAATATTTTCTTTTATAAACCTAACGCTAGTGATGTTGAAAAAATTGAATTTGCTCTTGAAAAAACTAATTTAAAAACCTATAGAGATAAACGTGTAGATGAATTGTCTGGTGGTCAACTTCAACGTGTTTACATCGCAATGGCGTTAGCACAAAGCACTGATATTATTATATTAGACGAACCTACGACCTTCCTTGATATAAAATATCAAAAATCTATAATGCAACTTGTTAGAGATCTTAATAAATCTTTAGGAATTACTATTATCATGGTACTACATGATATAAATCAAGCATTGGCATACAGTGATAATATTATTGCTCTTCTTGATGGAAAAGTTATAAAGAATGATAAAGCTGAGAACTTCTTTGATGAAGAGCTTCTAAACAAACTTTATGATGCTGATATCAAAATAGAAGATGGAAAAGTAATTAGTTGGTAACTTTACTAACAATATATGAAAAAATTAAATCAATCGCTATGTCTAAGTATTAATATTTAGATATGGCGATGATTTTATATCTGTAAAGGTTGTTAATGTTATTTCAGCAATCTTTAAATACTGTTATATCAACGTTTATGAGAATTTATCCTTCAAAAGGTAGAGCGAAAGCTAGAGTAGTTAATAAGTTAATTCAGCAATCTAATCTAAATAAATGCTGACTACTTCTAGCTTTCTTTGAGGTGCTAACTCTGCGCAAGTATCCGTAGTAGTTAACATTGACTTATGC comes from the Gemella morbillorum genome and includes:
- a CDS encoding heme-binding Shp domain-containing protein codes for the protein MKRILKLLTIVIATLTFIVTSSNVPFVKNVHAADRVYSVPVELWHAENSGRLSMGNNALATHATVNVHDNNTSTISVQFTPMDFSNMHGHLLSLSIYSSPLFSGSLTAASVTSSYNDTNLNGGTSTYPRTLSFNFGEAKPDKVGVRIAVDAMNQIMGGDASQNAIIKFNWSAASLVSGSEDNSKDKDKKENDKKKEEKNKDKKDENKAPEGFVAKKLEDYFKADQKTKNPGLYNLDITGSYLNPITGVTADGGTKNTAIGEGMVQGVISPINAGGDLNEALKNQKSNGEKRWSKAMLQRTKDGKLYATVRVHLMNWVQRSKEQGPFIKVLQKDGEFKQVTATETKVHIEQYKDSYVDYRFEVPNENFLAMVQMYIEPMNRPVRYFVEVNTDTIKNGNDGLDMEVIKETNYVPYYVGGGIGVLVIAAGAFFALKKRKNN
- the isdE gene encoding heme ABC transporter substrate-binding protein IsdE, translated to MKRKLSLLFTLLLASILVLTACSSQNKAGNTTGTDPNLADKAFNETIDLTGVNKDKKSEEENGKRVIMDSVALAQVANVLDIKLAGVPTTKLGRMPKRYDNTVQIGLPMNPNMEVIKSINPSIVYAPDSLQDWIKEGFEKNKIPYKFVDIRSVNGLYAITEDLAKEFGKVEKFNKLKKEHDEFFTKFNEKIANKKKPKVLVLMGLPGSYMAATEKSYVGNLVKLAGGENIIKGNEEFKNLNLETALNDKPDFILRTAHAMPETVTEMFKKEFENNKSWSHFDAVKNNKVIDLDSSMFGMTATYDYQKGLESLYSIFYSN
- a CDS encoding FecCD family ABC transporter permease produces the protein MFNNKKTITFSVLILLLLSTVFFAANSGSIKASVGQLAVGIFTGEYANVNAIIDVRFPRIIITILVGAALGVSGLLLQTVLKNPLVDPSIIGVSSGASLFLYLGLGLFPQFLLFKSVFSIIGGVIGFLIIYYLAGRTKNNVKIILIGIAISYFFTGILNSMQYMNQTNSTTSSAFKTVGLGTKNWDDVSLLLSWIPILLIISFFLAKLCNIFALDDNIISSLGININMIRLLISFIAVALASVSTAVAGVMVFLALITPHIAKIIIGRNHIYTIPFSALLGAFILLLFDTIGRVIFAPIEIPADLIMMIIGGPAFIILVKKGVS
- a CDS encoding ABC transporter ATP-binding protein, giving the protein MENIIEINNLTFKYNNKNTLFEKLNVDIEKGKITTLLGKNGCGKSTLIKILAKNLNYNSGSVKIEGKELNSYSLKELASILAIVYQKNETPREITVYDMVSFARLPYQNIFFYKPNASDVEKIEFALEKTNLKTYRDKRVDELSGGQLQRVYIAMALAQSTDIIILDEPTTFLDIKYQKSIMQLVRDLNKSLGITIIMVLHDINQALAYSDNIIALLDGKVIKNDKAENFFDEELLNKLYDADIKIEDGKVISW